A genomic region of Bacillus sp. 2205SS5-2 contains the following coding sequences:
- a CDS encoding DMT family transporter, with product MAWISLILAGLFEMFGVTMINKLHIDQKWQSLVLLLLGFGLSFIFLAYAMETLPMGTAYAIWTGIGASGGAILGMILYGEPKDWKRIVFIAMILSAAIGLKLVA from the coding sequence GGTCTCTTTGAAATGTTTGGTGTTACTATGATAAATAAATTGCATATAGACCAAAAGTGGCAATCCTTAGTTTTGTTACTTCTTGGGTTTGGATTAAGTTTTATATTTCTTGCTTACGCAATGGAAACACTTCCTATGGGGACCGCTTATGCAATTTGGACTGGAATTGGTGCCTCTGGTGGAGCAATATTGGGAATGATTTTATACGGTGAACCTAAAGATTGGAAGAGGATCGTTTTTATTGCAATGATTTTAAGTGCAGCTATTGGACTAAAACTTGTTGCATAA